The Gordonia iterans DNA window TCGGTGCCGCGATCGCGCGACACGCACTCGCGCACTCCGATGCCGACTCCGCGTCAGTCGGCGAATCTTGGAGCCGCGCACAGATGATCGAGGCGGACCTGCCGACGCCCGAACTTCAGAAGTACTACCTCCTGCCCGCGCAGGACGCGTGGGTCGACTTCGACTGGAGCGGAGTCCTGGCCGGCGAGTTCGACGGCGAAGGCAAGTACCTGGGCGGCCTTCGCGCCGACGACGCGCGCGCGGATCAGGTGGTACTGCAGGAGAAGCGCCGCCAGGACCAGCTGGAGGCGCTCGGTCTGAAGGTGATCCGCTGGACCTGGGACACCCTCCGGAAGGGCGAGCTCGTCGGGTTGCTCCGCTACTGGCTGCGCCACTTCTCACTGCTCGGGTGAGGGGCTCGTCGTCGTCGAACTTCTCTGGTCGCGATCTTCCGCCCCAGGAAATCCGTTCCTCCCGATGCGGGCCGTATAGGGAGGAACCAGAAACCTGGGGCGGAGGGATCTCGACTTCGCTCGATCAACGAGGACAGCTCGATCAGCGGAGGCGCTCGATCGGCGGGACACGCGGAGACGGAGAGGCCCCCGATCCGGGGGATGAATCGGGGGCCTCGCAGACAACCTTAGCGGTAGTCGTTGCCGTAATCGTAGTCGTCGAGCGGAACCGCAGCTCCCGACGGCGCACCGAAGGTGCCGTCCGGGCTGAAGTAGGTGTCGTCGTACGACGGGAGTGCGTAGGCGGCCGCGCGGGCCTCCTCGGTCGGCTCCACCTGGATGTTCCGGTACTTGTTGATGCCGGTACCGGCCGGGATGAGCTTACCGATGATCACGTTCTCCTTCAGGCCCACCAGCTTGTCGCTGCGGCTGTTGATGGCCGCGTCGGTCAGGACACGCGTGGTCTCCTGGAACGACGCCGCCGACAGCCACGAGTCGGTGGCCAGCGAGGCCTTGGTGATACCCATGAGCACCGGGCGACCCGACGCCGGCTCGCCGCCCTCGGCGACGACGGCGCGGTTGGCCGCCTCGAACTCGGCGCGCTCGGTGAGCGAACCGGGCAGGAACTCGGTGGCACCGGAGTCGATGATGGTCACGCGACGCAGCATCTGGCGCACGATGGTCTCGATGTGCTTGTCGTGGATCGACACGCCCTGACGGCGGTAGACCTCCTGCACCTCGTTGACCAGGTGGATCTGCACCTGACGCGGGCCCATCACGCGGAGCACCTCGTGCGGATCGGCCGGACCCTCCATGAGCGGCTCACCGACCTCGACGTGGTCGCCGTCGGCCAGCGGACGCTCGGTGCCGTCCGGCTGCACCACCGCGTGCAGGCGCTGACGCTTGGACAGCTTGTCGTAGACCTGCTCCTCGGATCCGTCATCGGGGATGATCGTGATCTTGTAGAAGCGCTCGCCCTCTTCCAGGCGAATGCGGCCGGCGACCTCGGCGATCGGCGCCTTGCCCTTGGGCACGCGGGCTTCGAAGAGCTCGGTGACACGAGGCAGACCACCGGTGATGTCGTCGCCGACGCCACCCTGGTGGAAGGTGCGCATGGTCAGCTGGGTGCCGGGCTCACCGATCGACTGCGCCGCGATGATGCCGACGGCCTCACCGATGTCGACGAGCTTGCCGGTGGCCATGCTGCGGCCGTAGCACATGGCGCAGACGCCGGTGCCGGTGCCGCAGGTGAGGACCGAACGGACCTTGACCTCGGTGATGCCCGCCTCGATCAGCTTCTCGATGGCCGGATCGCCCAGGTCGTGACCACGCTCGACGACGACGTTGCCGTCCGCGTCGACCGCGTCGGCGGCCAGGGTGCGAGCGTACGCGGAGGTCTCCACGTGCTGATCGCGGACCAGCTGGTCACCGTGCAGGGCCGCGATCGGCACGACGATGCCGCGCTCGTTGCCGCAGTCGGTCTCGCGCACGATGACGTCCTGGCTCACGTCCACCAGACGACGGGTCAGGTAACCCGAGTCGGCGGTGCGCAGCGCCGTGTCGGCCAGACCCTTGCGTGCGCCGTGCGTGTTGATGAAGTACTCGGCCACCGTCAGGCCCTCGCGGAACGAGGACTTGATCGGACGCGGGATGAACTCGCCCTTCGGGTTGGTCACCAGACCCTTCATGCCCGACAGGTTGCGGACCTGGGTCATGTTGCCCGTCGCCCCCGACTTCGGGATCATCGTGATCGGGTTGTCCTCGGGGTAGTAGTCCTCGAGCGCCTTGCCGACCTCTTCGGTCGCGGCCTGCCACAGCTCGACCAGCGCCGCACGACGCTCGTCCTTGGTCAGACCACCGCGCTGGTACTTCTTCTCCAGCGTGTCGGCCTGCGCCTCGTACCGGTCGAGGATCTCCGCCTTGGCCGGCGGCACCAGCACGTCGGACATGGCCACGGTGACGCCCGAACGGGTCGCCCAGTAGAAGCCCACGTCCTTGAGCTTGTCCACGGTCTGCGCGACGACGATCATCGGGTAACGCTCGGCCAGATCGTTGATGATCACGGCCTGACGCTTCTTGGGCATCTGCTCGTTGACGAACGGGTAGTCCGGCGGCAGCAGCTCGTTGAAGAGAACCCGGCCCAGGGTGGTGTGAAGCTCCCACTCCTGACCCTTGCGCCACTTGCCGTCGAACTCGGCGGCCTCGACGTCGGCCGGCGGACGCAGGTCCGACAGCCGCACCTTGATCGGCGCCTGCACGCTGAGCACACCGCGGTCGACGGCCATGATGGCCTCGGCCGGGCTCGAGTAGACGCCCCGCTCGACGTCGTCTCCGGTCGCCGGGGTGTACGCGCCCTCCGCGTCCTCCTTCTCGGTGGTCAGGTAGTACAGACCGGTCACCATGTCCAGACGCGGCATGGCGAGCGGACGGCCCGATGCCGGCGACAGGATGTTGTTGCTCGAGAGCATCAGGATCCGTGCCTCGGCCTGCGCCTCTGCGGACAGCGGGAGGTGCACGGCCATCTGGTCGCCGTCGAAGTCGGCGTTGAAAGCCTCACACACCAGCGGGTGCAGCTGGATGGCCTTGCCCTCCACCAGCTGCGGCTCGAAGGCCTGGATGCCCAGGCGGTGCAGCGTCGGCGCACGGTTCAGCAGAACCGGGTGCTCGGCGATGACCTCTTCCAGGACGTCCCACACCTGCGGGCGCTGACGCTCGACCATGCGCTTGGCCGACTTGATGTTCTGCGCCAGGTTCAGGTCGACCAGACGCTTCATCACGAACGGCTTGAACAGCTCCAGCGCCATCAGCTTCGGCAGACCGCACTGGTGCAGCTTGAGCTGCGGGCCGACGACGATGACCGAGCGGCCCGAGTAGTCCACGCGCTTGCCGAGCAGGTTCTGGCGGAACCGGCCCTGCTTGCCCTTGAGCAGATCGCTCAGCGACTTCAGCGGACGGTTGCCCGGTCCGTTGACCGGACGGCCGCGACGGCCGTTGTCGAACAGCGCGTCCACCGACTCCTGCAGCATCCGCTTCTCGTTGTTGACGATGATCTCGGGCGCACCCAGATCGATCAGTCGCTTGAGGCGGTTGTTGCGGTTGATGACGCGGCGGTACAGGTCGTTCAGGTCCGAGGTGGCGAACCGGCCGCCGTCGAGCTGAACCATCGGACGCAGCTCCGGCGGGATC harbors:
- a CDS encoding DNA-directed RNA polymerase subunit beta' yields the protein MLDVNFFDELKIGLATADDIHNWSYGEVKKPETINYRTLKPEKDGLFCEKIFGPTRDWECYCGKYKRVRFKGIICERCGVEVTKAKVRRERMGHIELAAPVTHIWYFKGVPSRLGYLLDLAPKDLEKIIYFAAWVITSVDDELRHSELSTREAEITVERKAIMDDLEAALAERQSKLEADLAELEAEGAKADAKRKVRDAAERELKRMRDSAGREVEALDEIWDKFTKLTPGELIVDERLYRELEDRFGEYFTGAMGAEAIKRLLEDFDIDAEAESLRETIRTGKGQKKLRALKRLKVVAAFQQSGNNPRAMVLDAVPVIPPELRPMVQLDGGRFATSDLNDLYRRVINRNNRLKRLIDLGAPEIIVNNEKRMLQESVDALFDNGRRGRPVNGPGNRPLKSLSDLLKGKQGRFRQNLLGKRVDYSGRSVIVVGPQLKLHQCGLPKLMALELFKPFVMKRLVDLNLAQNIKSAKRMVERQRPQVWDVLEEVIAEHPVLLNRAPTLHRLGIQAFEPQLVEGKAIQLHPLVCEAFNADFDGDQMAVHLPLSAEAQAEARILMLSSNNILSPASGRPLAMPRLDMVTGLYYLTTEKEDAEGAYTPATGDDVERGVYSSPAEAIMAVDRGVLSVQAPIKVRLSDLRPPADVEAAEFDGKWRKGQEWELHTTLGRVLFNELLPPDYPFVNEQMPKKRQAVIINDLAERYPMIVVAQTVDKLKDVGFYWATRSGVTVAMSDVLVPPAKAEILDRYEAQADTLEKKYQRGGLTKDERRAALVELWQAATEEVGKALEDYYPEDNPITMIPKSGATGNMTQVRNLSGMKGLVTNPKGEFIPRPIKSSFREGLTVAEYFINTHGARKGLADTALRTADSGYLTRRLVDVSQDVIVRETDCGNERGIVVPIAALHGDQLVRDQHVETSAYARTLAADAVDADGNVVVERGHDLGDPAIEKLIEAGITEVKVRSVLTCGTGTGVCAMCYGRSMATGKLVDIGEAVGIIAAQSIGEPGTQLTMRTFHQGGVGDDITGGLPRVTELFEARVPKGKAPIAEVAGRIRLEEGERFYKITIIPDDGSEEQVYDKLSKRQRLHAVVQPDGTERPLADGDHVEVGEPLMEGPADPHEVLRVMGPRQVQIHLVNEVQEVYRRQGVSIHDKHIETIVRQMLRRVTIIDSGATEFLPGSLTERAEFEAANRAVVAEGGEPASGRPVLMGITKASLATDSWLSAASFQETTRVLTDAAINSRSDKLVGLKENVIIGKLIPAGTGINKYRNIQVEPTEEARAAAYALPSYDDTYFSPDGTFGAPSGAAVPLDDYDYGNDYR